CATCTGCTTTACGACCGTTCTGCCACCGGTGGTAGGAAAAGAACTGAACGATGGCCAGGAAGAGGGCCAGCTAAGTCCGGAGCTGGTCGCGGAACCAACCATTCTGGCTACTAACGAGATCGGCATTTTGCCGCGCCAGATTCGCAAGCTCGTTGAAAGCCGACGAGCGGTAAAGCAGTTGATGAAAGCCCCGGACCTAACGCCCGAACTAGCGATGCAGTACAACATTCGTCAGATGGCGCTCAAGCTGACGGCGAACTCACTGTACGGATGTCTCGGTTATACCCGTTCCCGGTTCTACGCTCAGCATCTTGCCTCGCTGATCACACAGAAGGGTCGCGAGATTCTGCTCAACACTAAATCGATCGTCGAACGGATGAACTATCAGGTTATTTACGGTGATACGGACAGTATCATGATCAACACGAACATTACCGATTACGAGCAGGTGTTTAAGATCGGAGCAAGCATTAAGCAGCACGTGAACAAGACCTATCGCTGCCTGGAGCTTGATGTGGACGGCATTTACAAGtatctgctgcttctgaagaagaaaaagtacgCCGCGGTCACGATCAGCAAGAAGGCGGACGGAGAGATCGTGTGCGCACAGGAGCTAAAGGGTTTGGACATCGTGCGTCGTGATTGGTCACGCGTGGCTGTGATGGCCGGTAAAATCATTCTGCATCAGATCCTCTCTTCCGATGCATCGATGGACGATCGCATCGGAAACATACACGTGCAGCTGGAGAAGCTAAAGGATGATCTGCAGGCGGGTACACTGTCGTTGCATTTGCTCGAGATCACGAAGCAGCTTACCCGGTCACTAAATGAGTACGGTGATGCGGGACAGCTGCCCCATGTGCAGGTGGCGCTCCGTATGAATCGACAGCGTAACCGGAACTACAAGCGAGGCGATATGGTTAACTACATCATCTGCCAGGATGGTACGTCGGCACCGGCCATGAAGCGTGCCTATCACATTGACGAGGTGCGTGATCCGGCCAATGCCGAGAAGCTACAGGTGGACGTGGAGTACTATCTGGCGCAGCAGATCCATCCCGTCGTGTTTCGAATCTGTGAACCGCTCGAGGGTACCGATGCCTGCCGGTTGGCGATCTGCCTAGGGCTTGATCCGATCAAGTACCGTACCATGCTGAGTGCCGGTTCGGGCGGCGATCATGCGGTTACCGAGCATGGTGAAAGTCTTATCAAGTCAGCGACCGAACGGTACCGGCTTTGCCATCGGTTCGAGTTCACTTGCGTTGCGTGCAAAACGAAGAATCCGGTCGCTAGTGGATTCCGACCTGGGGCCAATGGACGCCATCGGTCGGTCTTTGAACGGTGTGCCAATGAGGAAGGCGGTGGCTGTGCGGTACTTCCCGTGCAGTATCTACCGGCGATCGTGAACGAGCTTACGCTGGCCATCCGGGCCGACATTCGCCGGTTCTATGCACGGTGGATGGTGTGCGACAATCCGATCTGCAACCGTAACACGCGCCAGTACGCACACGTGGCCAGCAAAAATCTGCCATACTGTTTGCACTGCCAGAAGGggctgctcgtgctgcagtACTCCGAGACGGATCTGTATACGCAGCTGTGCTACTATAACTACATGTTCGATCTGGAGCAGTACAGCCCAAAGAGTATGTACCGTTGCGCATCATTGATCCTCTCCTAGAAGACAATCAATTATTTCAtgtgcttcttctctttctttctgttacTTCAGTGACCAAAGTCCTTTCACCCGATATCCGGAACATGTACGCACAGTTGAAGGATACCATTGAGCGGTTCCAGCAGCGCTCCAAGTACGGTGTGGTTAACCTATCCTCCTTCTACATGGACTATGCTGTGCCGGCACCGCAGAATCTGCTGACCAGCGTCGGTCCCTCGCGAATGCTATATCCGGTGAAGGACTTTACGGCCAAGCTTGCGGCCCGCCTGGAAACGGTCGACAAGacgacgggtggtggtggtggtgtcatcAAGAGCGAGACTGGTGATTCGCGAAAGCAGGTTGCGCTCATGAATGAAAAGTTTATCCAGTGGAAATTATATCTAAACTAATTAAGAGGGCACCGTAGGTTACTTTAGGGCTCGAAATCAAATCATCTTTGTTTTACTTGAACCATTTATTTGGAATAAAACACCGCAAGTGTTAGCCCACCAAGGAAGTTGCATCGTCGTTTTGGTCCTTGCAGGATGTGGGTTGGTGCCGGCATCATCAAATGACAGCTAATTGCGCGGGAACCGGCGTGCTACCGGTTCGAGAAAGGGACAGCGCATATTGTCATCTCTTTCACTTCCGCTCTTTTCTAGCCGGTTTTGAAAGAGACGTTGAGCGAAGCAATTCTATTTAACATTTGccaattttttaatttgttttcctcaTTGAGGTTCTACTTTTATTTCGCATAACATATTCATCCCTCTATAAAATTGCTATCGATATGCGACTAGTTTGGCCTTGAGATACTTGAGCATATCGTCTTGCGAGTAGACTGGCCATTCGTACCACGGTATTTCGACTATTTCGTAGCCTAGGCGACGCAGCTGTTCCAACTTCATCGCGTAACCACCCGTTCGTCGTTTCACATTACGAACGTAACAGTTCCACGAACCCACCACGATGGCCACCAGACGGAGatgcttttctttgcttcgtTCCTTCAGCACCGCCTCACGTGTCATGATCTCATGGGTGCTCTGTTCCGGCAGGAGTTCGTTAACGTCGAGCAATCGTTTGGACAGGGCATCCCAGCAGAACAGTATATCCGGACGCTGGTAGTGGGGCAGCAGGTGCACGATACGGCATTGGGTAGACCCCGGCTTTAGCTCACCGAACGTTCGTTGAATGTCCAGCAACATGCGATCCGATTTCGTAAGCCGATACTTTGGATTGGGCAGATAGTCCTGCGTAAGCTTGCAGACAATCTGGAAGGCATTGGCAGGAAAACGGTTGCCATCGTAACGGTCGCGGAGGTTAATGCTGGCATACGCATCCAACGATACTGCTTCTCGGCCGGCACCGGGAAGATTTTTCTTGTAGGCCAACTTAAGAAACTGTTTGTCGAAAGCGGTCGTGATGTAATCAACGTTGTACACGTTCCTAATGGCCAGAAAGTAGAGCAGGGAAATGTAGCACCTTGGATAcgtgacgatctcggtgataCGATTCGGTAAATCCTCGAGTATCCGCGCACACAGAAGGCTATCTTTGCCAGACACAAACGCCGTATTGTTGTGTGCCAGCACGAACGCAATGCGCTCCAGATCCTTTAATCGCAGCTCGGACAGGTTGTCGGCGAacttggccaccaccggttccaGCGTCGGACTGTGGCACAGATGGATATCACTCCCTAGCAGTGCCACGTGCAGGCAGGCAAAGGTGGAAAGGCTTGGTATCCGAGGTACAAGCGCGGCTAGCAGCGCCTCCATCGACGGAACACTGGGTATGCGGGATGAGTAACGAAGCAGCTTTAAAATTGCAGTCAACGCTATGTCCTCAACGGTGGCCACGTGTCGTATCGTTGTTTGGTAGATTTTGTCCAACAGTTCCGTTGATCGGATGggtgtttcggttttgaaaAACCCCATACACAGAACCGCCACATCGTCGATGCTGAAGGAGTCAAAGTTTTGCGCAAAGTTCACCTCGATGTCCATCATGTTTTCCATCGGCACACGCGTCAGGTTGATGTAGAACACGGTCTTCACCAGCGTGCGTGGTGCTAGCTTTCGCAACCGGTTGCTAATCTTCCACAGTGCCTTATTCACGAACTTGCCCTGTTTGGCCAACCGGAGCGGGTACCAGAGATCGGCAAAGTGCAGCAACCGTTCGGTGTCCCAGTCCGTGACGCGTTTCAAACACTCGCCATCGAGTGCCATCCAAAGGTCGACATAGTTTGGTTCGTAAGGCGTTTTGATCTCGTCCAGTTTGGTCAGCAACTTCAGTGCCAGCTCTATGTGTGTCTCATCGAAGGAACGTACACTTTCAGCAAACGATTCCACGAAACCGGCAAATCTGCTATCATCCACCGGTGTGCTACCCCGGCTTACGAGCGCTACGAAGCCATCCAGCAGTTCCAGCTGCTTCTCGGGAGTCTTTTCAGCACATTTCGATGATTCTACGAAATTATCTACATCAATCGGCGGATTCGAAGAGTGAATGGTGGTCTTTAACCGAAACTCCTCTGCGGGGATCTGAGCGAGACTCCTGTGCAAAACCGAACTGGCGTAATCATTTTCGTTCTCGACGTGTTTTTTAACTCCCAGCCAGGATGTGCGGTGTAATGCTCGGTGATAAGAGGGAGTTGTGAAG
The sequence above is a segment of the Anopheles darlingi chromosome 2, idAnoDarlMG_H_01, whole genome shotgun sequence genome. Coding sequences within it:
- the LOC125948127 gene encoding uncharacterized protein LOC125948127, yielding MFVATVWKCGFSCSIRVFPSLIRQGRFTTPSYHRALHRTSWLGVKKHVENENDYASSVLHRSLAQIPAEEFRLKTTIHSSNPPIDVDNFVESSKCAEKTPEKQLELLDGFVALVSRGSTPVDDSRFAGFVESFAESVRSFDETHIELALKLLTKLDEIKTPYEPNYVDLWMALDGECLKRVTDWDTERLLHFADLWYPLRLAKQGKFVNKALWKISNRLRKLAPRTLVKTVFYINLTRVPMENMMDIEVNFAQNFDSFSIDDVAVLCMGFFKTETPIRSTELLDKIYQTTIRHVATVEDIALTAILKLLRYSSRIPSVPSMEALLAALVPRIPSLSTFACLHVALLGSDIHLCHSPTLEPVVAKFADNLSELRLKDLERIAFVLAHNNTAFVSGKDSLLCARILEDLPNRITEIVTYPRCYISLLYFLAIRNVYNVDYITTAFDKQFLKLAYKKNLPGAGREAVSLDAYASINLRDRYDGNRFPANAFQIVCKLTQDYLPNPKYRLTKSDRMLLDIQRTFGELKPGSTQCRIVHLLPHYQRPDILFCWDALSKRLLDVNELLPEQSTHEIMTREAVLKERSKEKHLRLVAIVVGSWNCYVRNVKRRTGGYAMKLEQLRRLGYEIVEIPWYEWPVYSQDDMLKYLKAKLVAYR